The genomic window TCGGTATGGGGTGCATCAGGCAGTTCGTCGGTCAAATCCTGTCCGGCCCAGTGCTCATAATGTTTACCGTTCCGCCACAGCCTACTATCGGTCATATCGTAGATCAAACCTTTATATGCCACCCATATTTGAGGTTTGTCCTGTCCGTTTCGTAAAGCGAGTTGCTGCTTGGTATAGCTAGGTAAATCCATTTAAATTAATTTCGGGTTGAAGATAATTAAAAAAGATTATCCTTCGACTACGCTCAGGATGACATCTTATTTAAAGGAGCCTTTGTCAGTCTGAGCGGAGTCGAAGACGATATCCGGGTATTTAATTTATTATGCTCATTTGAAGCGCAAGGCTTGTACAAAGCACTAAGTTTCCTCCCGTTTTCCACTTTTACGCTTCGCCGCCTCGTACCTCGTTGCTGCAGGGTAACGCTTCAACCGGGGCTAGTTGGCCACGATAGCATTTCATTTTTGGAATTGCAGGGTGCACCAATCTTTGTTCTTAAACCCGACAATAGCGGCAGCTCCCGATTTTAAGCACTATTTTTTGCTTTTTATGGTGTGCTTGCTTGTTTCACAGGTTTCATCGGGACTATAGCCAATGGCGGGATTGCAAACCGCCAAAAACTGCTGCACGTTCATTTTCTAATAAAAGACTACTCTTCGTCTATGCCCAGGATGAATTTTTTTAAGAAATATTTTTTTTAATTTTCCAATCTTAAGCCTTCTTTCTTCGAGACTCTGCTTTTAAAAACTTCATACAGGTAGATATTCATCAACAACAGCCCCATTAAATAAAAATGATCTTCGAAAGGGATAGTACCCACTCTAAAACCTAGGTTTTGCTTATCGTTATACATCACCACAGGTATAGCAGTTAAAAATCCATTAACAATATAAAATGGGATAAGCGAAACCAGATAAGTTCTATAGAACTTGTACATAAACCTAAAATCGACATTTACATATTCTACATAGGCCAGCACCATAAATAAAAAGCCAAAATTGATCAGCGTATACCACCTGTTATAACCAAAAAACAAAATGGCCACACAAAGCCCTAGGAATAAATTACTAATTGCAAGACTATACTTTTGCAGGTCATTTTTTGGGAAATAGGCATTTAAACATTCGTAAATAAACACACAGGCATAAGGAACCGTTAAGAAGAATAAAATTTCTTCTAAAGGTAGCCCCAAAAGATTTAACCCAATAAGGTAATCGGCATTAAAAGACCACACATTAAGCTTAGTAAACAGGATATCCCAAATTAAAAACACCAGGCCTGTAATCAATATTGACGGGAATACAAACTTCCATTTGCTAAAAAAATGAACCTTTTTATCGAATGATAAAACCAGGGGAAAGAAGATTACAGCAAGATTGATAAGTAGATAAGTATAATTCATTCTAAAGGTGTTTTGTCAAAATTTTAACTTCAGCTGGCGTACATTTTTTACTGTCGATCATAAATTTGGCTACGTTTTTAACCAGTTCGCGATCGGCTAGGCCAAAATTTTCATTTTGATAATGTTTAAGGATCTCTTTTTTATCCTGAACTAGATCTTTACTAAAGCCGAGAAAAGAAGGCGTATAAAACTCAATAGAAAACCGCATGAAGCGAATCTCCATGTTCTCATTATCCATATCAATTGCTTTTTGCATGGTTTTAAGCGACTGGCCCACATACTTGATCTTGTTGTATGGATTCCATGAGTGCTTGGCCTTAAGCGCTTCTAATGTTCCGGTGTAGCCAGTAATTAAGGCGGTTTTATTGGCCAGCTTGTTCAGTTTGGTAAATAATGAGTCGGTTAGCTTTGAATTTTCTACCGCTTTAACCATATTAGTTTTTAATATCGCAATTTCTTGGGTAGATAACTGGGCGTAAGTAATATTGCTTGCTGCAACCAGCAGAAAAAGTATAATGCGTAGTTTGATCATGAGTTTGGACAAAGGTAAGAAATCTATCAAGAGTTCTCTTTGCAGATATTCACTGTTAAACATTAAGGACATTAAGATAATCCCGCTTAACGCCCTTAACTCCTTAATGGTAAAACATATGCTTTATTAATTACCTATACGCTTTAAAGATTCTTCACGATATTCAGAATAATTAGAATAACAAAAACAAAACACAATAAAATTCCTTTATTTACACCATGGAGAAAAAACCCACAGTTATCATTATCGGTGCTGGCTTTGCAGGTTTGGCTGCTGCAGCTTTATTGGCTAAGTATGGTTGTGATGTTACGGTGATCGAAAAAAACCAGATGGCCGGTGGCAGGGCCAGAACCTGGCAAAAAGACGGATTTCTTTTCGATATGGGCCCCAGCTGGTACTGGATGCCGGATGTTTTTGAAAACTATTACAATATCTTTAATAAAACCGCTTCCGATTTTTACGAGCTAAAAAGATTAAATCCATCTTACCGTATTTATTTTGGCAAACAGGACACTATTGATGTTCCTGCAACATTAGCTGATTTATATGCTTTATTTGAAAAGCTAGAGCCAGGAAGCAG from Flavobacterium sp. W4I14 includes these protein-coding regions:
- a CDS encoding lycopene cyclase domain-containing protein (product_source=TIGR03462; pfam=PF18916; tigrfam=TIGR03462; transmembrane_helix_parts=Outside_1_3,TMhelix_4_21,Inside_22_32,TMhelix_33_52,Outside_53_77,TMhelix_78_100,Inside_101_106,TMhelix_107_125,Outside_126_128,TMhelix_129_151,Inside_152_162,TMhelix_163_185,Outside_186_194,TMhelix_195_217,Inside_218_234) yields the protein MNYTYLLINLAVIFFPLVLSFDKKVHFFSKWKFVFPSILITGLVFLIWDILFTKLNVWSFNADYLIGLNLLGLPLEEILFFLTVPYACVFIYECLNAYFPKNDLQKYSLAISNLFLGLCVAILFFGYNRWYTLINFGFLFMVLAYVEYVNVDFRFMYKFYRTYLVSLIPFYIVNGFLTAIPVVMYNDKQNLGFRVGTIPFEDHFYLMGLLLMNIYLYEVFKSRVSKKEGLRLEN
- a CDS encoding hypothetical protein (product_source=Hypo-rule applied; cath_funfam=3.40.50.10490; superfamily=48452), with the protein product MFNSEYLQRELLIDFLPLSKLMIKLRIILFLLVAASNITYAQLSTQEIAILKTNMVKAVENSKLTDSLFTKLNKLANKTALITGYTGTLEALKAKHSWNPYNKIKYVGQSLKTMQKAIDMDNENMEIRFMRFSIEFYTPSFLGFSKDLVQDKKEILKHYQNENFGLADRELVKNVAKFMIDSKKCTPAEVKILTKHL
- a CDS encoding putative heme/steroid binding protein (product_source=COG4892; cath_funfam=3.10.120.10; cog=COG4892; pfam=PF00173; smart=SM01117; superfamily=55856), coding for MDLPSYTKQQLALRNGQDKPQIWVAYKGLIYDMTDSRLWRNGKHYEHWAGQDLTDELPDAPHTEAVFEKFMPIAILATPN